Below is a genomic region from Oligoflexia bacterium.
AGTAATATTTCGCAGAAACAGGAATAGACAAATATCGTAAATTTACATTTGTCGAACCCTGTGTGCTACTAACAGTTGCGCCAAGTTGTCGATAAAGTACTCCCGTTTCGATGACACCATTTCGGCGCCCAAAATCCATGAGAAGTCCTGCTTGCAAACCATTTTGACTGGTAAATTGCCCACTTTGATTTCCTTGAAAATCAGAAATAACAACTCCAGCAACCGGCATGACTCGACTCACTTCAATTTTATTCTGATATCTACGATCTTCTAATCTTCCGTACGAAGAACCATCTTGCGCATATGCGGTTGATGAAATGCAAATTAATGCAAAAACTTGTAATAAACTTTTCATAATAGCCCTCTCAAACTGCCAGAGCAGTTGTTATATTTGTGATTTAAATTCTTCATAGACTTTATACTTAGTTAATTTTGGAGCAGATACTAATTGTGAATGCTTTTGATCTTGAAATTTAATAGCCATTTCTTCACGCTCAACTAGGCTGAATTCTTTTTTAACAGCTTTAAACACTACTTTTTCTTCTTGGTGTAAGTGATGCTCAACAACTTCTTTTAAGACTTTCACACTTGCGTTCCAATTCTCCCAATCATCAATCGGCATGCCATATAGTTTAGATAATAAATATTCAGTCACATCATGCTCTTGAAGACCCTCGAGTGCATATTTGCGTGTTTCACCAACTTCTTCTATACGCGCATATAGAGAAAATTCTTCAGCTTTTGCATGATTAATGAGAGCACTGCGAAGTTCAGAAAAAGTATCTTCAACATCCGCTACATTGTCGTTATCCATATTTTCTAATTTTGCAAAGAGCTCTCGAATTTCATCATGGTCTTTTCTTAGTAATTTCAAAATATCCATTTGCCCTCCAAAACTTATGTTTTTAAATTCTATGATGTGTAGTGGGATGATTTGTGCTTGGCAATTTTGGAAAATAACCAGCGATAATAAGAAACACTCCGGCACCTACTACTGCCATTGCGATTGCTCCCCATAATCCATATTCTTGCATACTAAATACGTCGAATAAAATTCCGCCGATAAATGCACCAACGATACCCACGATGATATTGCCACCTGTACCAAACGCATGCCCTCTTACAGTTGCACTAGCAACCCACCCTGCAATCAAACCAACTAAAACGAATAATAGTAAGTTCATACGCTCTCCTTCTTTCAGAGATTGTAATTAGCAAGACCTTTGCCAGTCAGTTTTAGTGTGTAATCAATTGGAACTTGAATGGGGACATTTTGATTTAATAAACGGGTCAGCTTGTCTCAGCGCCCATGACAACATGTCTTAATGGGGCAATTTGACTATGCCCAACCAAAACTCACCGATCTTTTTTATTATGTCGATGTATTGATCTAATGAGAAAGGTTTTGTGACGTAGCAATTAGCATTTAGACTATAACTTTTGCGTATATCTTCTTCAGCACTTGAGGATGTGAATACAACAACAGGAATTTTACTATGTGCACCCTGTTTGAGATGTTTCAAAACTTCAAAACCATCGACTTTAGGTAGATTGAGATCGAGTAAAATTAGATCAGGTGCATCAGATAATTTGGAGTCATTAAAATAGGATATTGCTTCACTACCGTCTTTAACCACAGATAAATCAAAACGAATACCCCAAAGCCTTAGAGCTTCTTTGACGAGATCTACGTCACCTATATTATCTTCAACCAACAAAATCTTGGATGTGCTCTCAGTCATATACTATTGGTATAGGGCGATTTTTTTATTTTTACAATAATTCTTTTCTCAAAAAAGTAGCCGCCCACCTTCATTGACAGTTGTACACTCAATAGCGTAGACAATCTACATATGAGTGAAAGAACACGCATCCTTTTAGTTGAAGATAATCCTGCTGATGCGAGGCTGATTCAGGAGGGTTTAGATTCAAAAAAATATGATCTAAAAACTGTCGATAGATTAAGTAAAGCACTTGCTTATTTTCAAAATAACGAGGCTGATATTATTCTTGCCGATTTGTCATTACCAGACAGTGAATTTACCAATACTATATTTGAACTTCATTCACATGTACCCCATATTCCCATTATTGCACTAACTGGTTTAAGCGATAAAAAACTTGCACTCGAAGCACTCAAAGTCGGAGCCCAAGATTATTTAGTTAAAGGGGGGTTTGACACAAGTGAACTCGAACAAAGAATTGCATACTCCATCGAAAGAAAAAAAGCTGAAGAGACACAATCACAACAACGGTTTAAGATTGTTCAACAAGTAATCTCAAGTGCTAAGCAAGATATTCATAGAACAGACCCTAAGAATATTTTTTTCCGATGCGTAGAAGATTGTAACGAAGCCATAATGATATTAGATAATTTTACTAGGCTGATTTACGTCAACCCCATGTGGGAACGAATTTATGGCTACACCTCAAAAGAAATCATCGGCCAAACAACATCTTTTCTGCAGCCTCAAACTGAAGACTATTACCAAGCATTTCAAAATCAAATTGCTGAGGCAAAGGCAAAAAGATATTGGCGAGGCGAGGTTATTCACCGCGCAAAAGATGGCCGAGATATTTCAGTACTATTGACCATCGCACCTTCTGAAACTGTGACGGGTGAAAATATTGGTTTCATGGCAATTGCTCTCGATATGACAACTCAAAAAGAATTAGAAACAAAAATATTTAGACAAGAACATTTAGCCTCAATCGGAATACTTGCAAGCGGACTTGCACATGAAATAGGAACACCCCTTGGCGTTATACGTGGTCATGCTGAATTTTTAGAACCCATGGCAAAAGATCAAACACAACTACGCGAAGGTTTAGAAACAATTATTTCACAAATTGATAGAATAACCACACTCGTTAGTTCTCTACTTCAATTAAGCCGAGGTACTTCTGACATCACTTTAAGCGATATAAATATACGAGGTGTACTTAATGAAGTTATTCTTTTACTTCAGGGAAATTTTAATAAACTTTCAATTAAATTCACCATGGATATTCCAGAGCACATAAGTGCCTATTCAAATTCTCATAAGCTTCAACAGATTTTTATCAACCTACTTATTAACTCGATCCACGCGATTGAAGAAGTCGTTAAAACAGGGCGCAGAGAAAACCACACCATTAAGGTCGCAGCACAAACAGAAGATGGAAAAGTAAAAATATCTATCACTGACACAGGATGTGGAATTTCAAACGAAGTTCAAAAAAAGCTCTTCCAACCATTCTTCACAACCAAAGATATCGGTAAAGGCACAGGCCTTGGACTTGCGATTGTCTATAATGTAGTTGCTGAAATGGGTGGTGAAATTCGCGTCAATAGCCACGTCAACGAATTCACCACATTCTTGATTAGTTTAAAAGCCAACCGCTAATTACTGCTGGTAATTTAAATTGCCACCTTGAGTATTTAATATTGGATTCACCATACTGCCCACCGAAGGTGTAGCAGGCGGCACCTCAACGGTGGTTCTTGGGCAAAGACCGTACTCTCTTTCTTTACGATAGAGTGTTTTACGACTTATACCAAGAATCTGAGCTGCTTTTTCTTTTTTCCCGCCGGCTTTTTTCAATGCAAG
It encodes:
- a CDS encoding hemerythrin domain-containing protein produces the protein MDILKLLRKDHDEIRELFAKLENMDNDNVADVEDTFSELRSALINHAKAEEFSLYARIEEVGETRKYALEGLQEHDVTEYLLSKLYGMPIDDWENWNASVKVLKEVVEHHLHQEEKVVFKAVKKEFSLVEREEMAIKFQDQKHSQLVSAPKLTKYKVYEEFKSQI
- a CDS encoding ATP-binding protein, encoding MSERTRILLVEDNPADARLIQEGLDSKKYDLKTVDRLSKALAYFQNNEADIILADLSLPDSEFTNTIFELHSHVPHIPIIALTGLSDKKLALEALKVGAQDYLVKGGFDTSELEQRIAYSIERKKAEETQSQQRFKIVQQVISSAKQDIHRTDPKNIFFRCVEDCNEAIMILDNFTRLIYVNPMWERIYGYTSKEIIGQTTSFLQPQTEDYYQAFQNQIAEAKAKRYWRGEVIHRAKDGRDISVLLTIAPSETVTGENIGFMAIALDMTTQKELETKIFRQEHLASIGILASGLAHEIGTPLGVIRGHAEFLEPMAKDQTQLREGLETIISQIDRITTLVSSLLQLSRGTSDITLSDINIRGVLNEVILLLQGNFNKLSIKFTMDIPEHISAYSNSHKLQQIFINLLINSIHAIEEVVKTGRRENHTIKVAAQTEDGKVKISITDTGCGISNEVQKKLFQPFFTTKDIGKGTGLGLAIVYNVVAEMGGEIRVNSHVNEFTTFLISLKANR
- a CDS encoding response regulator; amino-acid sequence: MTESTSKILLVEDNIGDVDLVKEALRLWGIRFDLSVVKDGSEAISYFNDSKLSDAPDLILLDLNLPKVDGFEVLKHLKQGAHSKIPVVVFTSSSAEEDIRKSYSLNANCYVTKPFSLDQYIDIIKKIGEFWLGIVKLPH
- a CDS encoding outer membrane beta-barrel protein, encoding MKSLLQVFALICISSTAYAQDGSSYGRLEDRRYQNKIEVSRVMPVAGVVISDFQGNQSGQFTSQNGLQAGLLMDFGRRNGVIETGVLYRQLGATVSSTQGSTNVNLRYLSIPVSAKYYFDAYASTTTYIKAGLVPSVLVASNIDYPVDRLDVPDINARPFELSGVLGVGGKFMISPSFDLFVEADYIRGLTAIAAATDLVNSSFSLNTGIGINL
- a CDS encoding GlsB/YeaQ/YmgE family stress response membrane protein, whose protein sequence is MNLLLFVLVGLIAGWVASATVRGHAFGTGGNIIVGIVGAFIGGILFDVFSMQEYGLWGAIAMAVVGAGVFLIIAGYFPKLPSTNHPTTHHRI